The genomic interval CGAGACCCTGACGCACGCCGAGGTGCTGGCCCGCGGCCTCAAGGTGGCCGACGCCACCGCGATCAGCCTGTGCCAGGACAACGACCTGCCGATCCTCGTCTTCAACCTGCTCGTCGAGGGCAACATCGCCCGTGCGGTGCGGGGTGAGAGGATCGGCACGCTCGTCGCCACCTGACGGCGGCGTCACGGGCCCGCAGCACGCGCGGACGACGACGGACGACGAACGACTGACACGAGGAGCGCTCCGGTGATCGACGAGACCCTGCTCGAGGCCGAGGAGAAGCTGGAGAAGGCGGTCGCCGTCGCCAAGGAGGACTTCGCGGGGATCCGCACGGGTCGCGCCACGGCCAAGATGTTCGACAAGATCACCGCCGACTACTACGGCACGCAGACGCCGGTCACGCAGATGGCCGGGTTCGCCGTGCCGGAGGCGCGGCTGGTCGTCATCACGCCGTACGACAAGGGCTCGATGTCGGGCATCGAGAAGGCCATCCGCGACTCCGACCTCGGCGTCAACCCCACCAACGACGGCGTCGTGATCCGCGTGGCCTTCCCGCAGCTGACCGAGGAGCGGCGCAAGGAGTACATCAAGGTGGCGCGCACCAAGGCCGAGGACGCGCGCATCTCGATGCGCAACGTGCGCCGGCACGCGAAGGACCACCTCGACAAGCTGGTGAAGGACGGCGAGGTCGGCGAGGACGACGTCCGCCGGGCCGAGAAGACCCTCGACGACCTCACCCACCGCTACGTCGCCCAGATCGACGAGCTGCTCAAGCACAAGGAGTCCGAGCTGCTCGAGGTCTGAGCACCTCGTGGCCCGAGCCTCCTCATGACCGCAGCGCACCAGGACCCGCCCGCACCAGCGTCGCGCGCCGGGCGCAACCTCGTCTCGGCCGTCGCGGTCGGCGTGTTCCTCGGCATCGGCCTGGTGCTGCTGCCCCTGCTCTACGCGCCGTGGGTGTTCAGCGTCGTGGTCGCGGTGGCGCTGGTGATCGCGGCGCACGAGCTGCGCGGCGCCCTGGCCCAGCGCGGCGTCCACGTGGCGTGGCCCCCTCTCTACCTCGGGGTCGCCGCCTGCGCGCAGGTCGCCTACTGGTGGGGCGTGGTGCCGCTGCTGGCGGTGTTCGCGGCCACGGTCCTGCTCTGCATGGGCTGGCGGCTCGCGGGCGGTCCGGAGGGATACGTCGCGGACACCGCGGCCAGCGTGCTCGTCGCCGCCTACACCGGCCTCATGGGCGGCTTCGTCTCGCTCATGCTCACGGCCACGGACGGGCCGCAGCGGGTGATCACGTTCGTCGTGCTCACCATCTGCTCGGACATCGGCGGCTACGCCGCCGGGGTGCTCGCCGGCCGCCACCCGATCGCCCCCCGGCTGTCGCCCAAGAAGTCCTGGGAGGGCTTCGCGGGCAGCCTGCTGCTGCAGGCGGTGGCCGGCGTCGGGCTGTTCGTGTGGGTCTTCGACGCCCCCTGGTGGCAGGGCCTGGTCACGGGGCTGGTGCTCACCGTCACGGCGACGGCGGGCGACTTCGCGGAGTCGGCGATCAAGCGCGACCTCGGCGTCAAGGACATGAGCAACCTGCTGCCGGGCCACGGCGGGCTCATGGACCGCCTCGACTCGCTGCTGCCCAACGCGTTCACGGCCTGGCTGCTGCTCGCGGTGTTCCTCGGCTCGTAGCCCGACGGCGGCCCCGCGCGGTCGCGGCCGGCGCCGGTGCCGCTGCGGGCGTGCGACACTCGACACCGACATGGCACAGGACCTCGAGGCTCCCCGCAGGCCCGCGCCCGGCGAGGTCACCTTCGACGCGCCGCGCCGGGGCAAGCCCCCGCGCCACCTCGCCGACCTCTCCGCCGCCGAGCGGCGCGAGGCCGTGGCCGCCCTCGGGCTGCCGGCGTACCGGGCCGACCAGGTGTCGCGCCACTACTTCGCCCGGCTGTCCGACGACCCCTCGGCCTGGACCGACATCCCGGCGTCGGCGCGCGACGCGCTCGCGACGGCGCTGACCCCCGCGCTCATGACGCCGGTGCGCGAGCTCACCGCGGACGCCGGCACCACCCGC from Frankiales bacterium carries:
- a CDS encoding ribosome recycling factor gives rise to the protein MIDETLLEAEEKLEKAVAVAKEDFAGIRTGRATAKMFDKITADYYGTQTPVTQMAGFAVPEARLVVITPYDKGSMSGIEKAIRDSDLGVNPTNDGVVIRVAFPQLTEERRKEYIKVARTKAEDARISMRNVRRHAKDHLDKLVKDGEVGEDDVRRAEKTLDDLTHRYVAQIDELLKHKESELLEV
- a CDS encoding phosphatidate cytidylyltransferase gives rise to the protein MTAAHQDPPAPASRAGRNLVSAVAVGVFLGIGLVLLPLLYAPWVFSVVVAVALVIAAHELRGALAQRGVHVAWPPLYLGVAACAQVAYWWGVVPLLAVFAATVLLCMGWRLAGGPEGYVADTAASVLVAAYTGLMGGFVSLMLTATDGPQRVITFVVLTICSDIGGYAAGVLAGRHPIAPRLSPKKSWEGFAGSLLLQAVAGVGLFVWVFDAPWWQGLVTGLVLTVTATAGDFAESAIKRDLGVKDMSNLLPGHGGLMDRLDSLLPNAFTAWLLLAVFLGS